A genomic window from Helicobacter suis HS1 includes:
- a CDS encoding restriction endonuclease subunit S, protein MLVFPFSDCSKKPTILKDYNFNPQSIQEHIAKHLQKSFTLRQQAHKELEKAKLEVERACAWGGNIPLKCGLKKRLTPIKSLLKQARLAYRYAEWVLLETLLTHTPKNYTIKTFKESFLKTRRLDVQYYQEKYTHNENLIKSHPHARLKDLVRIKKSIEPGSDAYKSVGVPFVRVSNLSPFDLSASTIFLDPKRDLESLYPKQNEVLFSKDGSIGIAYCVPQDLKVVLSSAILRLEIKDCNIISPHYLSLVLTSQVVKLQVERESIGSVIAHLKLSKISNLLIPLLDQQIQQNIEIKLKKSADLRTQSFKLLKRAKTEVERQLTHQIKHSSHT, encoded by the coding sequence ATGCTTGTTTTTCCATTCTCTGATTGTAGCAAAAAACCCACTATTTTAAAAGATTACAACTTTAATCCCCAAAGTATCCAAGAGCACATCGCTAAACACCTCCAAAAAAGTTTTACATTGCGCCAGCAAGCCCATAAAGAGCTAGAAAAAGCTAAATTAGAAGTGGAGCGCGCTTGTGCGTGGGGGGGGAATATCCCTCTTAAATGCGGCTTAAAGAAGCGTTTAACTCCCATTAAATCTCTTTTAAAACAAGCTAGATTAGCCTATAGATACGCTGAGTGGGTACTATTAGAAACGCTTTTAACCCATACTCCCAAAAACTACACCATTAAAACTTTTAAAGAGAGTTTTTTAAAAACAAGGCGGTTAGATGTGCAATATTATCAAGAAAAGTATACACACAATGAAAACCTAATCAAATCCCACCCCCACGCTAGATTAAAAGATTTAGTACGCATTAAAAAGTCTATAGAACCGGGTAGTGATGCTTATAAAAGTGTAGGTGTGCCTTTTGTGCGGGTGAGTAATTTAAGCCCTTTTGATCTAAGTGCTAGCACAATTTTTCTAGACCCCAAAAGAGATTTAGAATCGCTTTATCCTAAACAAAATGAAGTGTTATTTAGTAAAGATGGCAGTATAGGGATTGCTTATTGTGTGCCACAGGATTTAAAAGTAGTGCTAAGTAGCGCCATTTTACGGCTTGAAATCAAGGATTGCAATATAATTAGCCCCCATTATTTAAGCCTAGTTCTAACTAGCCAAGTAGTAAAGCTGCAAGTTGAAAGAGAAAGTATAGGTTCTGTGATTGCGCATTTAAAACTTAGCAAAATTTCTAACTTGCTTATCCCTCTGCTAGATCAACAAATCCAGCAAAACATAGAAATTAAACTTAAAAAAAGCGCTGATCTGCGTACCCAATCTTTTAAACTTTTAAAGAGGGCAAAGACTGAGGTTGAAAGGCAATTAACCCACCAAATTAAGCATTCTAGCCACACCTAA
- a CDS encoding UvrD-helicase domain-containing protein has protein sequence MEKQAYNQPYLALKASAGSGKTFALTLRYIALLFEGAKPNTILTLTFTNKAASEMRERIYNTLASLHTESQIWARNKKYIPSDSKIQAILESLQKNYNLSWSQIAPKSEDVYTQFLKADPAIQTIDAFFQKVLRKFSYFVGVRSEFQVSNVSKEDKLTSFLQTLKPQELEKIRFLCFSLLGDGFKASYVLESILELLEKSGIYANSLPSKPQYEKEAIIFKDLAFFLDRYKAHLIYPNALDFATITLKVQQLLNNPFDMDFFYFRLDSQIRHILIDEFQDTSPLQYQILKPLIEEIKAGKGQKWGDRSVFFVGDSKQSIYRFRGSDSVLFERVCQENSSQSLKHNHRSTGAVLDFVNNTFLRVIEGYEPQSLPKNRLDYQDQGYVRIKTIKVGQYKQNSRSYGEKGEKEKNEAIFKGVLEEIEILLNGGVSAEDIAILCLNNKDVNGLKDFLIESKENNPLLQNVQIVSETDLRLLAQHEVKILIYALRCDLEPDYQSYHLACISKLLGYALDYPLQEKLPAKNSHLSTYILDLMRALKLHGQSAQYFLELSLNYHDKQEFLEYLEKEDIKIASSQKQGLQIMTIHKSKGMEFGHVILMDRLASREQTDQDKLFVDSNGRVFYKAKDREKEVDPEYKKALEAYQKENEKEKVNRLYVACTRAKEGLSIVKKDGSRMGANKKPTSTESAFKIKIGTKDLNLFPDNQERKEGWQPKTSSPQQPLKTPDRIPCLLLDQKAFGAQEDYQKPEESLKASKSARFFGIAMHKALEFFYGYGVSLEIIKAYLTHYYSLQGVSVEGVLKRLLALHNFPEFQNLLKQGSIATEISFKSHQSYMRLDMLIYKDPKFYILDHKSGKGSQKAYRAQVKNYATTLQKIYPKQEMQTPSLLSHNMKKRPLFLRI, from the coding sequence ATGGAAAAACAAGCATACAACCAACCCTACTTGGCTTTAAAAGCCTCTGCTGGCAGTGGTAAGACCTTTGCTCTCACTCTACGCTATATCGCCCTACTCTTTGAAGGAGCTAAGCCAAACACCATTTTAACCCTCACCTTTACCAACAAAGCGGCATCAGAAATGCGCGAGCGCATTTATAATACCCTTGCTAGTCTGCATACAGAAAGCCAGATTTGGGCTAGAAATAAAAAATATATCCCCAGTGATAGCAAAATCCAAGCTATCTTAGAGAGTTTACAGAAAAACTATAATCTTTCTTGGAGTCAAATTGCCCCCAAAAGTGAAGATGTTTATACGCAGTTTTTAAAAGCAGACCCGGCGATTCAAACTATAGATGCCTTTTTTCAAAAAGTGCTACGCAAGTTTAGCTATTTTGTGGGGGTGCGATCTGAGTTTCAGGTAAGCAATGTATCTAAAGAGGATAAACTCACCTCTTTTTTACAAACCCTAAAACCCCAAGAATTAGAAAAAATCCGCTTCCTTTGTTTCTCTTTACTTGGCGATGGATTTAAGGCTTCTTATGTTCTTGAGTCTATTCTAGAATTACTTGAAAAAAGTGGTATCTATGCAAACTCCCTCCCTTCTAAGCCACAATATGAAAAAGAGGCCATTATTTTTAAGGATTTAGCTTTTTTCCTTGATCGCTACAAAGCACACTTAATCTACCCAAATGCCCTTGACTTTGCCACTATCACCTTAAAAGTACAGCAACTTTTAAATAACCCCTTTGATATGGATTTCTTTTATTTTAGACTTGATAGCCAGATTCGCCATATTCTCATTGATGAGTTTCAAGACACAAGCCCCCTACAATACCAGATTCTCAAACCTTTAATTGAAGAAATCAAGGCAGGCAAGGGGCAAAAATGGGGAGATAGGAGTGTGTTTTTTGTGGGCGATAGCAAGCAAAGCATTTATCGCTTTAGAGGGAGTGATAGCGTTTTATTTGAACGGGTTTGTCAGGAAAATTCAAGCCAATCTTTAAAGCATAACCATAGAAGCACAGGCGCTGTTTTGGATTTTGTGAATAATACTTTTTTGCGTGTCATAGAGGGTTATGAGCCCCAAAGCCTGCCTAAAAATAGATTAGACTACCAAGATCAAGGCTATGTACGGATTAAAACGATTAAAGTGGGGCAGTATAAGCAAAATTCAAGAAGTTATGGCGAGAAGGGCGAGAAGGAGAAAAACGAAGCTATTTTTAAGGGGGTTTTAGAGGAGATAGAAATTTTACTTAATGGAGGCGTGTCTGCTGAGGATATTGCTATTTTGTGCCTTAATAACAAAGATGTTAACGGGCTAAAAGATTTTCTTATAGAATCTAAAGAAAATAACCCGCTTTTACAAAATGTACAGATTGTGAGTGAAACAGATTTGCGCCTACTTGCCCAGCATGAAGTTAAAATTTTAATCTACGCTCTACGCTGCGATCTAGAGCCTGACTACCAAAGCTACCACCTTGCTTGTATCTCTAAATTACTAGGCTATGCGCTAGATTACCCCCTACAAGAAAAACTCCCCGCTAAAAATTCCCATTTGAGTACCTATATTTTAGATTTAATGCGCGCGTTAAAGCTTCATGGCCAAAGTGCCCAGTACTTTTTAGAACTCTCGCTTAACTACCATGACAAACAAGAATTCTTAGAGTATTTAGAAAAAGAAGATATTAAGATCGCCTCAAGCCAAAAACAAGGCTTGCAAATCATGACTATACACAAATCTAAGGGAATGGAATTTGGGCATGTTATTTTGATGGATCGTTTGGCAAGCAGAGAGCAAACCGATCAAGATAAATTGTTCGTTGATTCAAATGGGCGTGTTTTTTATAAAGCAAAAGATAGAGAAAAGGAAGTAGATCCAGAATACAAAAAAGCGCTAGAGGCGTATCAAAAGGAGAATGAAAAAGAGAAAGTTAATAGGTTATATGTGGCCTGTACACGGGCTAAGGAGGGTTTGAGCATTGTTAAAAAGGATGGGAGTAGAATGGGTGCTAATAAGAAACCTACAAGCACAGAAAGCGCTTTCAAGATTAAGATTGGCACTAAGGATTTAAATCTTTTTCCAGACAACCAAGAAAGAAAAGAAGGGTGGCAGCCTAAAACCTCTAGCCCACAACAACCCCTTAAAACCCCCGATCGCATTCCTTGTTTGCTATTAGATCAAAAAGCTTTTGGGGCACAAGAAGATTATCAAAAACCAGAAGAGTCTTTAAAGGCAAGTAAATCTGCGCGTTTCTTTGGAATTGCCATGCACAAGGCTTTAGAGTTTTTCTATGGCTATGGCGTGTCTCTTGAAATAATAAAGGCTTATTTGACACACTATTATAGCTTGCAAGGCGTTTCAGTAGAAGGGGTTTTAAAGCGGCTCTTAGCCCTACACAATTTTCCAGAATTTCAAAATCTTTTAAAACAAGGGAGTATTGCAACCGAAATTAGCTTTAAATCCCACCAATCTTACATGCGCTTAGACATGCTAATTTATAAAGACCCCAAATTTTATATCCTTGATCACAAAAGCGGTAAAGGAAGTCAGAAGGCATATAGGGCGCAGGTTAAAAACTACGCCACCACTCTTCAAAAAATCTATCCTAAACAGGAAATGCAAACTCCCTCCCTTCTAAGCCACAATATGAAAAAGAGGCCATTATTTTTAAGGATTTAG
- a CDS encoding SLC13 family permease — translation MHEKELYQAYKAGLKALKIQTPSENAIKEMLQTHSIWRTFLDHSHVLVSYLRHGVNKVFNIALMFIFAILFFAILNDMGLFNPLIKTIIALSKGNAIAICVGTCIIATLVHLDGSGASTFLVVIPPLLPIYERLRLNPYLLMLLVAASAGLANLLPWGGPLGRVASVLGVETSTLYYPLLPLQAIGFCCILFLAVVLGYRETRRLKALPSDNLPSNNSKEIETPNLDAAKHFIPNLCVAVLVLSAVICKILPPEFCFLIALCVVLLINYDSPKACMAKIKECSPEAISMALILLSAGVYIGILSGSGMLEAIAKNLTAYLPTSLLPSLQWIVGALGVPLKLVLDTNSYYFTFFPIIAHLAPTGQAQSVGYCMLIGATLGTFISPFSPALWLGLGLAKLSLGRHIAYSFIWLWGLSLIFLGVARMLNLVG, via the coding sequence GTGCATGAAAAAGAGCTTTACCAAGCCTACAAGGCCGGATTAAAAGCCCTTAAAATTCAAACCCCCTCTGAAAACGCCATAAAAGAGATGTTACAAACCCATTCAATCTGGCGTACTTTTTTAGATCACTCCCATGTACTTGTTTCTTATCTTAGACATGGTGTTAACAAAGTCTTTAATATCGCGCTGATGTTTATCTTTGCCATTCTCTTTTTTGCCATTCTTAATGATATGGGGCTTTTTAATCCTTTAATTAAAACTATCATCGCCCTTTCTAAGGGAAATGCGATTGCTATTTGTGTGGGTACATGCATCATCGCTACACTTGTGCATTTAGACGGTTCAGGAGCTAGTACCTTTTTAGTAGTAATCCCCCCACTCTTGCCTATCTATGAGCGTCTTAGACTTAATCCCTATCTTTTAATGTTACTAGTGGCTGCTAGCGCAGGGCTGGCTAATCTTTTGCCTTGGGGAGGTCCTTTAGGGCGCGTGGCTAGCGTACTTGGGGTAGAAACTAGCACGCTTTATTATCCCCTCTTGCCCTTACAAGCCATTGGCTTTTGTTGTATCCTTTTTTTAGCGGTGGTTTTAGGTTATAGAGAAACAAGACGCTTAAAAGCCTTGCCCTCTGATAACCTGCCCTCTAATAATTCAAAAGAGATAGAAACCCCTAATTTAGATGCAGCAAAACATTTTATCCCTAATTTGTGCGTGGCAGTGCTTGTATTATCAGCGGTGATATGTAAAATCTTGCCCCCCGAATTTTGCTTTTTAATCGCGCTTTGTGTTGTCTTGCTGATTAATTATGACAGCCCTAAGGCGTGTATGGCTAAGATTAAAGAATGCTCCCCTGAAGCTATTTCTATGGCCTTGATTTTATTAAGTGCGGGGGTGTATATTGGCATTTTAAGCGGATCGGGCATGTTAGAAGCCATTGCTAAAAATTTAACTGCCTATCTCCCCACTTCTTTATTGCCCTCTTTGCAGTGGATAGTAGGCGCTTTAGGTGTACCTCTTAAATTAGTCTTAGACACCAATAGCTATTATTTTACTTTCTTTCCCATTATCGCCCATTTAGCACCCACAGGGCAAGCCCAAAGCGTAGGCTATTGCATGCTTATTGGTGCAACTTTAGGTACTTTTATTTCGCCCTTTTCGCCAGCTCTTTGGTTAGGATTAGGGCTTGCTAAACTCTCTTTAGGAAGGCATATTGCCTATAGCTTTATCTGGCTTTGGGGATTATCTTTAATCTTCTTAGGTGTGGCTAGAATGCTTAATTTGGTGGGTTAA